The Abyssisolibacter fermentans nucleotide sequence GTACTAATGACCCTGTATTCAAACGTGAGCATATAGAAGAAGTAAGCAGTTTTAATAATGTAAAAGTATTTACTATTAAAGGAGCTAATCATGATTTAGATACAGATAAGTATGATAAAAGTATTGAGATGCTACTTCATAGTTGTAGGGTGATAGAAGAATTTATCAGATAAAAATAGTTTTTATTTGTTTTAGACTAATTAAGTTATAAATTGCAATTTGTTGAATTTATCAGTAATCTATAAAAAAGTTATTAAATTGTAATGATTTTGTAATTAAACACAATTATTAATATGTTATGATAAAACTGTTGTAAAAAGGAGATGATACTATGAAATTAGCAGAAGCATTAATTTTAAGAGCAGATTATCAGAAAAAAGTACAGCAGTTAAAAAGCAGATTACAAAACAGTGCAAAGGTTCAAGAAGGAGAAACTCCTCCTGAAAATCCAAAGTTACTTATGAATGAATTAGATAATGTTTTGGAAGAATTGACTGAGCTTATTCAAAGAATAAATAGAACAAATAGTATGACAAAGTTTGATAATCAACATTCATTAGCTGATATTTTAGCACAGCGAGACAAAATATGGACTAAAAGACAAGTCCTTAGTTCATTGATTGATGCAGCTGTTATAAAACACGATAGATACAGTCGTTCAGAGGTGAAATTTTATAGTACTATAAAGATTGTAGAAACACAAAGAGAAATGGATAAATTATCAAAAGAATTTAGAGAGTTAGATACACAAATACAAGGAAAAAATTGGTCAACAGAATTAATATAGAATAAAATATGCTGGTAAACTATAATTGATAAAGGTGAGTGCAATCCGCCAACAGGAGAAGTTGGACCTCGATGGTTGAGTATAGAGCACACTCAGTGGTTCGATTCCACATTGTACAATTTATGCTCAGTATTGTCACAAGAGTACAAATAACAGTAAAAGTAACTACCATGCACTAATTTGTCGATTAAGTTGAGGTGTGGGTAAGGGGATAATAAAAAATAATAAATAACCATGAGATGTTATGTTATCATGGTTATTTATTATGTCAAGAAAATCGTGTATGGAGATTAGATTGAAAATAGCGGAAAAATAAATGAACCTCTAGGATATTGTTTATAGATCATTTTATTTATTAGTTATCTTCCTTTTCATTTTTTTAAGTATCATATATAAAAAATCAAAGGCTGGAGCAGGGTCATCTATACTCCAAATTGCAGGTGCTTTTTTAGCAAAAAGAGACTTAAATACC carries:
- a CDS encoding DIP1984 family protein, which gives rise to MKLAEALILRADYQKKVQQLKSRLQNSAKVQEGETPPENPKLLMNELDNVLEELTELIQRINRTNSMTKFDNQHSLADILAQRDKIWTKRQVLSSLIDAAVIKHDRYSRSEVKFYSTIKIVETQREMDKLSKEFRELDTQIQGKNWSTELI